A window of the Microplitis mediator isolate UGA2020A chromosome 5, iyMicMedi2.1, whole genome shotgun sequence genome harbors these coding sequences:
- the LOC130668639 gene encoding uncharacterized protein LOC130668639, with amino-acid sequence MKYQVIIFLISITSGQSFRIRREDEDNSSDQVMCNSIVYHFGKNISEVLLLDSDQQSSFNSLAYVALHFHFTYDNNRDHFDDPTEFEDDYIDDFSDETNDNSDDGKYTTEVVAVSTPSSEVRAHEVILVNPNYHPWVSVVTLLDSIFEFPKNVLQKASGSITGFMGISSNSGK; translated from the exons ATGAAATACcaagtgattatttttttaattagtatcaCAAGCGGTCAATCATTCCGAATAAGACGAGAA gaTGAGGACAATAGTTCTGATCAGGTTATGTGCAATAGTATAGTGTATCATTTCGGGAAAAATATTTCCGAGGTGTTGTTACTAGATTCCGATCAGCAGTCTTCCTTCAATAGTCTTGCATATGTTGCgcttcattttcattttacgTACGATAACAATCGAGATCACTTTGACGATCCAACTGAATTTGAAGATGATTATATTGATGATTTTTCTGATGAAACGAATGATAATTCTGATGATGGTAAATATACAACTGAAGTTGTTGCAGTAAGCACGCCTTCCAGCGAAGTTCGTGCTCATGAAGTAATACTTGTTAATCCAAATTACCATCCATGGGTATCTGTTGTTACCTTATTAGATTCAATTTTCGAG TTTCCCAAGAATGTACTTCAGAAAGCAAGTGGTTCGATCACTGGTTTTATGGGAATCTCGAGTAATTCTGGAAAGTAg